CATGGCGCTGAACTGGTGATGTCATGGAAAGTGGAAGCCACAGCACGCGGTGCGGGAGTACCCATGGAGCTATGAAGCTTAATGGCCGTGGACCCATCCATGGTAACAGGTGGATATTCTTTGCCAATCGGAATAATTACAAGGCTTCCTCCGTGGTAGATCGTAGAATGGTATTATCTTATTCATGACAAATTGAATAAACACATATACAAATGCTAAATCGAGAACTAACGCATCGCTAATCTAGTTAATCTTCACACGCACGCCCTGGGAGCCAGGCTTTACATGCGGCAAGAACATATCGCGATAGCAATCCACAGAAGACCGATCTGTCTCAAACAGCTCAAAGTCGAAGTTCCGGAACACATTCGCAATAGTGAGGTACATCTCTGCATAGGCCAAGTTGATACCGAGACAGGACCGAGTACCTTTACCGAAGGACACAAGGTAGCGCGTCAACTTCTTTCCATCGGGGGCAAGGGGGTCCCCCAGCCAGCGCTCGGGCTTGAACGTGAACGATTCGGGGAATATTTCTTCGTCATGGGCGACGGAATAGTTGTCCATGCTGACCACTGTTCCAGGAGGAATGACGTAGTTCTTGTACGTGAGGGTGATGTGGTCTGAAATACGGAACGCACGCTGGCTTACACCATAGGACATGCGAACGCCTGATAGGTGGGATAGTTAGTTGCAGGTTACAGACGCTTAACTTGGGGGGCTACACACATTCTTGAATACAGGCGGTTAACCAAGGAAGCTGTTCCAGGTCCGTTAATGATGGCATATTGTTGGGATCTGGTATTGCGGTTTTTAGTTCCTCTCGAAGACGCTGGTAGATGCTTGGTGTATTTATAATGTGGAAGCCGGCCACCGACAGGGCGTATCTTGTTGTATCGAAGCCTGCTCCGATAACTGTAAATGCTTCCTGTTGTAGGCGGGTCAAAGTGAGCTCTTCCGGAGGCAGATCAGAGTCGAGCAATGCATTGAAAACATTCGTCTGCTCTGAGCCATTCCGTTTTTCCTTGTTGGAGAGAATATGGGCAACTTGATCGGCCATTTCCTAGTTTCATGTTAGCAGCACTCTTAGTCGTCATTTGTTGTCCCTCCGTTCAACAGAGAAACAGGCGCTTGTTTGAGATTACCTTATGAAAATGATGCACGGACTTCATACCCGGCTGCAGAGTCTCAACCAAGCCTTGCGGTAGCGAGTTGAAGAGGGTGGCAACCCACGGGAATTGCGTGATCATATGAACTCCATCCAACAAGTCAAATAAGGCTTGAATGAAGGGCGATTTGAAATCCGGCGCCTCAAAGAAATCGTAGCCGCGATCAACACAGTACCGGACAATGATGTCCGACGCAATGCATCCCATCATCCAGTCAAGGCGAAAGACCTTTCCAGTCCCTTGATACTCTCGTCGCAGTCGGTCGCACAGCTTCGTGATCTGCTCCTGCATCATCGGGACCGCATTGTTGATTGCGCGTTTGGAGAAATACGGATTAAGAGCTGCACGGCGGTGACGGTGAACTTCATGCTTGTGTGTCGGGAATAAGCCATTGGCGTTGCCAAAACGGTGCTCGAGTTCTTTCGGTTTATCCCACGGCAATGACTGCGAGTACATCTCCTCAAAGAAGGAGGAATCCTGGATATGAATCTCGAATGGGCTTAAGCGAATAATTGGGCCTTGGGTGTGAAGTTAGTGTacctcttttcttcagcaCTACATACCCTAACCGACAGGGGTATTTCAAGACCCGAATCGAACTTACCATACTTCTCATGGAGTTTCCGATAGTGGAACAAGTACTGTCCACCCGGAGATTTGAAGAATTCATAGTAAGTCTCATACCATTGAGTAAAGGCAGCGAGTTTAGGGCCTGGGAATTTTGCCAGCGGATGCAATGTGATGCGATATACCCCCAACACCAGAACGTACAGCACGACAGCCACTACCGTAGTCGCGCAAAAAGCCAGGGGCGACTCAATTGAGGGTCGAATAACCGATACCAGATCCTGGGTGAATCCCATGGTGCAGGGGTTAGATGTTGTTCAAAGCCAAAGGGCTGGGAATAATTACTCCGCGCGCTCGTTAGCCATGGACCCGGCAGTCTGGCTCCAGGAATTCtgcagaaaaaaagaaagccattGTCTCAAATATGACAGGCCCCTATTGTGGGTCTTGGCCGTGCGATCCTGCACAGGGTCGTTAAGCGGAGAAGCAGACTGATTGTACGTTTTCGGCTATGGATGCGCAATGACTTTCACCGGGTTGCGTTTAGTTTCGGAGGTCTTGCCATATCGTCGAAGTTTCTTGTGAGTAATACTGAGTATGCCTTGGAAATGGGGGGAGACCCGCATCCTGCAGTACCAGGCGATTGGTACGATCAGTTGATAGTGCCGAGTCTCTAACTAGTAGACCCACCACCGTAGCGACAACACGGACGACCAAGCCACCTATCACATCCATGGGAATAATCCACCGGACGTTTCTCAGTGATTGCCAATTCAGTAAGTAAGAGCGAAAATCTCCCGGCCTAGGCCGTACTCGGGCCAGTGGCTGAGTTTTGCCCGCAAATTTGTCAAGTTTTCCGGGCAGAGCAACTGCGTCTTAGCCAATATATGGCGTGAACATGCATTGTACCCAGCATAACACTTAAATCCAGCTTTCGATATTCCATATTATCCCCATCATGAGTAACCCTTGGTTGAGAATTCGAGCTTGGGCCATAACGGCCACGGAATTGTTCCACGTAGCACGACATCCGTCTCCATAAATGGCGTAACTTAAAATTGAATGTCAAAGCGTTCGGGCAGAGAAGTCCTGCAGTCTGCTGATAGCCtgatactacggagtactccgtactagaCACTTGATAGTGCCATTCACTACCAAACCTAGTGGCTCGGTggttgtactccgtagatcCTACGCTAGGTCTTGCAGCCCTCACGTGGGTGCCTTCAGTACCAGTGCGCACATAAGTCAATTATTCTATTGAATTTAACCGGTCGCGTAGACTGAGGGTCGAGCCTCGATCTACTAGCGAAAAACTTTATTTACTACCAATTTGTCAACAAGAATTATTCGTATTCTGCCAGAGCAACTGGACCTTCCCGCTTGGCGAACTGGCTGTGGATGGAGTCTAGCTGACGGATAACGCCGCGGCGATTGCTTCCGAGGAATGATTTAAGACATGGCTTGTGTGCAATTATGTGGGACACCCGTTTTTGCTCCAGCAAGGTGGGTGAAGAG
This window of the Aspergillus flavus chromosome 8, complete sequence genome carries:
- a CDS encoding cytochrome P450; translation: MGFTQDLVSVIRPSIESPLAFCATTVVAVVLYVLVLGVYRITLHPLAKFPGPKLAAFTQWYETYYEFFKSPGGQYLFHYRKLHEKYGPIIRLSPFEIHIQDSSFFEEMYSQSLPWDKPKELEHRFGNANGLFPTHKHEVHRHRRAALNPYFSKRAINNAVPMMQEQITKLCDRLRREYQGTGKVFRLDWMMGCIASDIIVRYCVDRGYDFFEAPDFKSPFIQALFDLLDGVHMITQFPWVATLFNSLPQGLVETLQPGMKSVHHFHKEMADQVAHILSNKEKRNGSEQTNVFNALLDSDLPPEELTLTRLQQEAFTVIGAGFDTTRYALSVAGFHIINTPSIYQRLREELKTAIPDPNNMPSLTDLEQLPWLTACIQECVRMSYGVSQRAFRISDHITLTYKNYVIPPGTVVSMDNYSVAHDEEIFPESFTFKPERWLGDPLAPDGKKLTRYLVSFGKGTRSCLGINLAYAEMYLTIANVFRNFDFELFETDRSSVDCYRDMFLPHVKPGSQGVRVKIN